The Eubacteriales bacterium genome window below encodes:
- a CDS encoding substrate-binding domain-containing protein, whose amino-acid sequence MAYRFVKTHLLISAGAFVVFIGIIVGMVFLFGGTANTGANVDEDTLNGLTGEGLTDDEYYTSDDVLDQNVIGVIMEEMTSDKAKIIIQGLEELSNEAIGAGQITSVRFYDASQDKNQQMQYLRSMINSGVKVVILYMSDEETFKTMASLAKDSDIYVVSIDAPVKSGYDVNIVSDLGNYGKQSAQVIISNAQSGNMLPIVENDISEIGQKRLNNILNLSTSSERIKLPQVSTTANNAASDFNSALTSAEGEQPKTAEIIISGISISKQVLNAAINANKLPRVFVGGASAGFIKLWYTLKTSGVSVTTMDETTQQNVTITLTQGADNLIFAEIAPQASGDAALRFALRFAQGKILKADVLEDNTYYLNEFTLIDDNTLSTYYEMVKDKDDSYMLTNSVDDGTVDSFFEDAPEASAQQSMDPSLMQD is encoded by the coding sequence TTGGCGTATAGATTTGTTAAGACTCACCTTCTTATCAGCGCAGGTGCTTTTGTCGTCTTTATCGGCATAATAGTTGGGATGGTATTTTTATTCGGCGGTACTGCCAACACCGGTGCAAACGTGGATGAAGATACTCTGAATGGCCTTACTGGAGAAGGCCTTACAGACGACGAATATTATACTTCTGATGATGTACTGGACCAAAACGTTATTGGCGTAATCATGGAAGAGATGACGAGTGATAAGGCAAAGATAATAATACAGGGTTTAGAAGAGCTCTCAAACGAGGCGATTGGAGCCGGGCAGATAACATCAGTGCGTTTTTACGATGCATCACAAGACAAAAACCAACAGATGCAGTATTTAAGGAGCATGATAAATTCTGGAGTTAAAGTTGTCATTTTATATATGAGCGACGAAGAGACTTTTAAGACAATGGCGAGCTTAGCTAAAGATTCTGATATCTACGTCGTCTCAATAGACGCGCCAGTAAAGAGCGGATATGATGTAAACATAGTATCAGACTTAGGTAACTACGGAAAGCAGTCCGCACAGGTGATTATAAGCAACGCGCAAAGCGGAAATATGCTTCCGATAGTAGAAAACGATATTTCAGAAATTGGGCAAAAGCGCCTTAATAATATACTTAATCTGTCAACATCCTCTGAGCGGATTAAGTTACCCCAGGTGTCTACAACGGCAAATAATGCTGCTAGCGACTTTAATTCGGCTTTGACAAGCGCTGAAGGGGAGCAGCCAAAAACTGCAGAAATTATAATTTCAGGTATAAGTATTTCAAAACAGGTTTTAAATGCAGCCATAAATGCGAACAAACTTCCCCGTGTATTTGTCGGCGGCGCATCTGCAGGATTTATAAAGCTTTGGTATACTCTTAAAACAAGCGGCGTTTCTGTAACGACAATGGATGAGACAACACAGCAAAATGTAACTATAACGCTTACCCAAGGCGCAGATAACCTGATTTTTGCAGAAATAGCGCCTCAGGCAAGCGGAGATGCAGCCTTAAGGTTTGCGCTGAGGTTTGCACAGGGGAAAATATTAAAGGCAGATGTGCTTGAAGATAATACGTACTACTTAAACGAATTTACACTGATAGACGATAATACACTTTCTACCTACTATGAGATGGTAAAGGATAAAGACGATTCTTATATGCTAACTAACAGCGTAGACGATGGAACCGTGGATTCATTTTTCGAAGATGCACCGGAGGCAAGTGCCCAGCAGTCTATGGATCCGTCGCTTATGCAGGATTAA
- a CDS encoding amidohydrolase family protein, whose amino-acid sequence MVIDFHTHAFSTKVVNKAISSLSKKAALIPYFDGTLAGLKNQMKIDGVDMCVVLNIVTNPKSQRVVNDFAIEVNNMPEFFGFGSVHPDAPDALDEIDYICDMGIKGVKLHPQYQNFYVDDKKMIKIYEKLAKKGLIVTFHAGDDIGFFGAKNFLPKNFLNIMGALEGAKVVLAHYGSFNMLDEVEKLLVDKNVYFDTSYSYGAMFKDQIERIIKNHGAERMLFGSDMPWSSFEHEKFVIECLDLTKEQKDNIFYKNAKELLHI is encoded by the coding sequence GTGGTAATAGATTTTCATACACATGCATTTTCAACAAAGGTAGTAAATAAGGCTATAAGTTCACTAAGCAAAAAAGCGGCACTCATACCGTATTTTGACGGAACGCTTGCCGGCCTTAAAAATCAGATGAAAATTGACGGCGTAGATATGTGCGTCGTGCTTAATATCGTAACGAATCCAAAAAGCCAGCGTGTAGTCAATGATTTTGCTATTGAAGTTAACAATATGCCGGAATTTTTCGGATTCGGTTCTGTTCATCCGGATGCACCGGATGCGCTTGATGAAATAGATTATATATGCGACATGGGTATAAAAGGGGTAAAGCTTCATCCGCAGTACCAGAATTTTTACGTAGACGATAAAAAGATGATTAAGATATACGAGAAGCTGGCTAAAAAAGGGCTTATAGTAACATTCCATGCAGGAGACGATATTGGTTTTTTCGGGGCAAAAAACTTCTTGCCGAAAAATTTTTTAAATATTATGGGAGCGCTTGAAGGTGCAAAGGTAGTTCTTGCGCACTACGGCTCTTTCAATATGCTTGATGAAGTTGAAAAGCTCTTGGTAGACAAAAACGTATACTTTGATACATCTTATAGCTACGGGGCAATGTTTAAGGACCAAATAGAGCGTATAATTAAAAACCACGGGGCAGAAAGGATGCTTTTTGGCAGCGACATGCCGTGGAGCAGCTTTGAACATGAAAAATTCGTTATTGAATGTCTTGATTTAACTAAGGAACAAAAAGATAATATATTTTATAAAAACGCAAAAGAGCTTCTTCATATATGA